A genomic stretch from Falco cherrug isolate bFalChe1 chromosome 1, bFalChe1.pri, whole genome shotgun sequence includes:
- the LOC102056342 gene encoding dynein light chain 1, cytoplasmic, producing MSDRKAVIKNADMSEEMQQDAVECATQALEKYNIEKDIAAHIKKEFDKKYNPTWHCIVGRNFGSYVTHETKHFIYFYLGQVAILLFKSG from the exons ATGAGCGATCGGAAGGCGGTGATCAAGAATGCGGACATGTCCGAAGAGATGCAGCAGGACGCCGTGGAGTGTGCTACTCAGGCCTTAGAGAAGTACAACATCGAGAAGGACATTGCGGCTCACATAAAGAAG GAGTTTGACAAGAAATACAATCCCACTTGGCACTGCATCGTGGGAAGGAACTTTGGCAGCTACGTGACACATGAGACCAAGCACTTCATCTACTTCTACCTCGGCCAAGTCGCTATTCTTCTTTTCAAGTCTGGTTAG